One Magnetococcales bacterium DNA segment encodes these proteins:
- a CDS encoding glycosyltransferase family 4 protein — MPAREVTTDLPSLSPCPAGPLLVILLDRLSQLIQKGEVTARYYNPGDYFDEVHILLTNDDQPDLRMVQKMVGRARLHLHNLPLRSFFQQQGWHPLTLLRWRDAGVALAQHIKPAVVRTHGAWLNGWLGVRICRTLHIPLVVSLHVNTDVDTRQRTPWWPHWRKRAMHQMELYFEKKTLRGADWVLPVYEPIRSYAMRRGARQIRICYNVLNPDHLGEKKDFSLHSPPRIISVGRQIPEKNPVNIIRALARIPAGELTLVGDGPMHAFLRQSAVDYQVADRVIFLPSVANDTLCRMLPDFDLFVTHSEYWEISKAVLEALLTGLPIILNRRRGEPVPELQGEWVSLVDDTPDDYQREITRLLDDSAARATMGRRAYRHAQEHYAPAKTEKIFADFYHSLLQEAKRGA, encoded by the coding sequence ATGCCAGCCAGGGAAGTCACCACCGACTTGCCGTCTTTGTCCCCATGCCCGGCAGGACCGCTGTTGGTGATCCTTCTCGATCGGCTGTCGCAACTCATCCAAAAAGGGGAGGTCACCGCGCGGTACTACAACCCCGGAGATTATTTTGACGAAGTTCACATCCTCCTGACCAACGACGATCAGCCGGATCTTCGGATGGTGCAAAAAATGGTCGGTCGGGCGCGGCTCCATCTGCACAACCTGCCCCTGCGCTCGTTTTTTCAGCAGCAGGGGTGGCATCCGTTGACCCTGCTGCGTTGGCGCGACGCAGGCGTGGCCCTGGCCCAACACATCAAACCGGCGGTAGTCCGTACCCACGGGGCCTGGTTGAACGGCTGGCTGGGGGTGCGGATTTGCCGGACGTTGCATATTCCCCTGGTGGTTTCTCTGCACGTCAACACCGATGTGGATACCCGGCAACGCACACCGTGGTGGCCACATTGGCGGAAAAGGGCGATGCACCAGATGGAACTCTATTTCGAGAAAAAGACGTTGCGTGGAGCCGACTGGGTCTTGCCAGTCTACGAACCGATCCGGAGCTATGCCATGCGGCGGGGAGCCAGGCAAATTCGGATTTGTTATAATGTGTTGAATCCGGACCATCTCGGTGAAAAAAAGGATTTTTCTCTCCACTCTCCGCCACGCATCATCTCCGTTGGCCGGCAGATACCCGAGAAAAATCCCGTCAACATCATCCGCGCCCTGGCCCGGATCCCGGCTGGAGAGTTGACCCTGGTGGGAGATGGTCCCATGCACGCCTTCCTGCGGCAAAGCGCCGTGGATTATCAAGTGGCCGACCGGGTCATCTTCCTGCCTTCCGTCGCCAATGACACCCTCTGCCGAATGCTCCCGGATTTCGATCTGTTTGTGACCCATTCGGAGTATTGGGAGATCAGCAAGGCTGTCCTGGAAGCGCTCTTGACCGGATTGCCCATCATCCTGAACCGCCGTCGGGGAGAACCGGTCCCCGAGCTGCAAGGGGAGTGGGTCAGCCTGGTTGATGACACCCCGGACGATTATCAGCGGGAGATCACCCGGCTGCTTGATGACTCCGCTGCCCGTGCGACCATGGGGCGACGCGCCTATCGACACGCCCAGGAGCATTATGCCCCGGCAAAAACGGAAAAGATTTTTGCCGATTTTTATCACTCCCTGCTGCAAGAAGCGAAACGAGGCGCCTGA
- the modA gene encoding molybdate ABC transporter substrate-binding protein, with protein sequence MPRQKRKRFLPIFITPCCKKRNEAPEKDARRPIRSSPEEIWFVKFRVLFATLLSCSPALAEPVRVAVAANFALPAKVIAANFAQETGESAELSFGATGKLYAQIRNGAPFAVLLAADAETPAKLEQQGDAVNGSRFTYAVGRLVLWSPKPDAVDPQGEVLKKGHDTHLAIADPKLAPYGAAAVETLKALSLLPTMQPRFVQGENIAQAYQFVASGNAGLGFVALSQVMREGRIMTGSAWIVPDHFHQPIRQDAVILRKGEGSAAARAWMDYLKGDKAKRVMRSFGYGF encoded by the coding sequence ATGCCCCGGCAAAAACGGAAAAGATTTTTGCCGATTTTTATCACTCCCTGCTGCAAGAAGCGAAACGAGGCGCCTGAGAAAGACGCACGGCGCCCCATCCGTTCGTCTCCAGAGGAGATTTGGTTCGTGAAATTCCGGGTGCTGTTCGCCACTCTGTTGTCCTGTAGCCCGGCCTTGGCCGAACCGGTTCGTGTGGCCGTGGCAGCCAATTTCGCCCTCCCGGCCAAGGTGATCGCCGCCAACTTTGCGCAGGAGACCGGAGAGAGTGCGGAACTCTCCTTCGGCGCCACGGGAAAGCTCTACGCACAAATCAGGAATGGCGCTCCCTTTGCGGTACTGCTTGCTGCCGACGCCGAAACCCCAGCCAAACTGGAACAACAAGGCGATGCGGTCAACGGCAGCCGGTTCACCTATGCCGTAGGCAGGCTTGTCTTGTGGTCTCCCAAACCCGACGCCGTGGACCCCCAGGGAGAAGTTTTAAAAAAGGGTCATGATACCCACCTGGCCATTGCCGACCCCAAGCTTGCTCCCTACGGGGCTGCCGCTGTGGAGACCCTGAAAGCTCTCAGCCTGTTGCCGACCATGCAACCCCGATTCGTCCAGGGAGAAAACATTGCCCAGGCATACCAGTTCGTGGCTTCGGGCAATGCCGGGCTCGGATTCGTTGCCCTTTCCCAGGTCATGCGGGAGGGCCGAATCATGACAGGTTCAGCCTGGATCGTTCCCGACCATTTTCACCAGCCCATCCGGCAGGATGCCGTGATCCTGCGCAAGGGCGAGGGAAGTGCCGCCGCCCGCGCCTGGATGGATTACCTCAAGGGGGACAAGGCCAAAAGGGTCATGCGCTCCTTCGGCTATGGCTTTTGA
- the modB gene encoding molybdate ABC transporter permease subunit — MPDSSDLDAIWLTLKLATVTTLLLLLIGTPLAWWLARSRSRWKNLVGAVVALPLVLPPTVLGFYLLIALGPDGPVGRLTQALGWGVLSFTFSGLVVASVLYSFPFVVQPIQNAFEAMGERPLEVAATLGASPLDAFFTVALPLARPALLTASILGFAHTVGEFGVVLMIGGNIPGVTRVVSVQIYSHVEAMEYAQAHGLAGGMVLFAFFVLLMLHAFRPDRRRS; from the coding sequence ATGCCCGACTCCAGCGACCTCGACGCCATCTGGCTGACCCTCAAACTGGCCACAGTCACCACGCTCCTGCTGCTCCTGATCGGCACCCCTCTGGCCTGGTGGCTGGCCCGCTCCCGCTCCCGCTGGAAAAACCTGGTGGGCGCGGTGGTAGCCCTGCCCCTGGTGTTGCCACCCACTGTTCTGGGCTTTTACCTCCTGATCGCCCTGGGACCGGACGGGCCGGTGGGGCGTTTGACCCAGGCGTTGGGGTGGGGTGTGTTGTCGTTCACCTTTTCGGGTTTGGTGGTGGCTTCGGTTCTCTACTCTTTTCCTTTTGTCGTCCAACCGATCCAGAATGCCTTCGAGGCCATGGGTGAACGCCCCCTGGAGGTGGCCGCCACCCTGGGCGCCTCACCTCTGGACGCCTTTTTCACGGTGGCTTTGCCCTTGGCCAGGCCTGCTCTCCTTACTGCGTCCATTCTGGGTTTTGCCCATACAGTGGGTGAGTTTGGCGTGGTCCTGATGATCGGTGGCAACATTCCCGGCGTGACTCGTGTCGTTTCCGTACAGATCTACTCCCACGTGGAGGCCATGGAGTATGCACAGGCCCATGGGTTGGCCGGGGGGATGGTGCTCTTTGCCTTTTTCGTTTTGCTCATGCTCCATGCTTTTCGTCCAGACCGGCGCCGCTCATGA
- the modC gene encoding molybdenum ABC transporter ATP-binding protein: MTIEVRFSLVWPGFSLEVDFQCPGKGVTVLFGRSGSGKTTLLRAIAGLEKVAGGRLVVQGEIWQEGSLFLPVHRRPLGYVFQEASLFPHLSVRGNLEYGQRRAKRVEAARFAAMIELLGLGSLLDRRPERLSGGERQRVAIARALLTQPRLLLMDEPLASLDQDRKNEILPYLEQLHGELKIPVLYVSHAPEEVARLADYLVVLGKGGVLGSGPLTEMLARLDLPIRLGEEAGVVLDAVVGARDTQWHLARMDFSGGGVWVRDRGLPVGHAGRVRILARDISLAREKMTGTSIINTLPVQVTGLGEDAHPALCLVRLDARGTPLLARLTKRSASALELAPGQHLWAQIKAVALIA, from the coding sequence ATGACCATCGAGGTACGCTTCTCTCTCGTTTGGCCGGGATTCTCCCTGGAAGTTGATTTTCAATGCCCGGGAAAGGGGGTCACGGTGTTGTTCGGGCGTTCCGGGTCGGGCAAGACCACCCTGTTGCGTGCCATTGCCGGCCTGGAGAAGGTGGCCGGTGGCCGGCTTGTCGTCCAGGGCGAGATTTGGCAGGAAGGATCCCTGTTCCTTCCCGTCCATCGGCGTCCCCTGGGTTATGTTTTCCAGGAGGCGAGCCTTTTTCCCCATCTCTCGGTACGCGGCAACCTGGAGTACGGCCAGCGCCGGGCCAAACGGGTGGAAGCCGCACGCTTTGCGGCCATGATCGAACTGTTGGGTCTCGGCTCCCTGCTGGATCGCAGGCCGGAACGGTTGTCGGGCGGAGAGCGCCAGCGCGTTGCGATCGCTCGCGCTCTGCTGACCCAGCCACGTCTGTTGCTGATGGACGAGCCCCTTGCCTCCCTGGACCAGGATCGCAAAAACGAAATCCTGCCTTACCTCGAACAATTGCATGGGGAGTTGAAGATTCCGGTGCTTTACGTGAGCCACGCCCCCGAAGAGGTGGCACGCCTCGCCGACTACCTGGTGGTGCTCGGGAAGGGAGGGGTATTGGGCTCCGGTCCCCTGACGGAGATGCTGGCCCGGTTGGACCTGCCCATTCGTCTTGGGGAAGAGGCTGGCGTGGTGCTGGATGCGGTGGTGGGGGCTCGTGATACCCAATGGCATCTGGCGCGCATGGATTTTTCCGGTGGGGGAGTGTGGGTGCGAGACAGGGGGCTGCCTGTCGGCCATGCCGGGCGTGTCCGCATCTTGGCCCGGGACATCAGTCTTGCCCGGGAGAAAATGACCGGCACCAGCATCATCAACACCCTGCCTGTCCAGGTCACCGGACTGGGTGAGGATGCTCACCCGGCGCTTTGTCTGGTACGCCTGGATGCCCGAGGAACCCCCCTCCTCGCCCGTCTCACCAAACGTTCCGCTTCCGCCCTGGAGCTTGCGCCGGGACAACACCTTTGGGCGCAGATCAAGGCGGTGGCCTTGATCGCCTGA
- a CDS encoding AbrB family transcriptional regulator, with amino-acid sequence MDKDMIALSLNKHRPTLLTLGTGLCGGVLAHLMGLPAPALLGSTLVVSAAALSGQAMRTPVGLRHAAFTVIGCSLGSGFTPDFFARALLWPVSLLGQSLTLILIMLCSGWILTRFFGHSRQTAILASSPGGLSFAIALAAAGVGNGQAISVIQSLRLLFIVLGLPPLLLWIGLNGGEGTHKAPVLLTHLQSLGLFMGAYLLGNSGARRRVPAAHIFAGMLLSGGLHGFGLLRGTFPVLLLNLGFVITGAVIGSRFRGVTRQDLRQFLGAATLTILTAITLSATAAWFMSHYLGISFGQVWIAYAPGGVEAMAAMAFSMGYDASFVATHHLFRILLLIGLVPFFLRLVGRVDAS; translated from the coding sequence ATGGACAAGGATATGATAGCGCTCTCCCTGAACAAACACCGCCCCACCCTCCTGACCCTGGGTACCGGGCTGTGCGGCGGCGTACTGGCTCACCTGATGGGATTGCCCGCACCAGCCTTGTTGGGCAGCACGCTTGTCGTTTCGGCTGCGGCCCTCTCCGGTCAGGCCATGCGCACTCCCGTTGGACTGCGCCATGCCGCATTTACGGTCATCGGCTGTTCCCTGGGCAGTGGTTTTACGCCGGATTTTTTTGCGCGTGCGCTGCTTTGGCCGGTGAGTCTGCTAGGACAAAGCCTGACCCTGATATTGATCATGCTTTGTTCCGGTTGGATCCTGACCCGATTTTTCGGACATTCCAGGCAGACAGCCATTCTCGCCTCATCGCCGGGAGGGCTCTCCTTTGCCATTGCCCTGGCCGCAGCGGGGGTCGGCAATGGCCAAGCCATCTCGGTCATCCAAAGTCTTCGCCTTTTGTTTATCGTCCTGGGGTTGCCACCACTGTTGTTGTGGATCGGCCTGAACGGGGGAGAAGGCACACATAAGGCGCCGGTTCTGCTCACCCATCTCCAGTCCTTGGGCCTGTTCATGGGGGCTTACCTCTTGGGCAACTCGGGGGCCAGACGGCGTGTGCCGGCGGCGCATATTTTTGCCGGCATGCTCTTGAGTGGTGGGTTGCACGGGTTTGGCCTGCTGCGCGGCACGTTCCCCGTGTTGCTGTTGAACCTGGGATTTGTCATCACGGGAGCGGTGATCGGATCCCGTTTCAGGGGTGTGACCCGGCAGGATCTGCGTCAATTTTTGGGAGCGGCCACACTCACCATTCTCACCGCCATCACTCTTTCTGCCACAGCCGCCTGGTTCATGTCCCACTACCTGGGCATCTCCTTTGGCCAGGTCTGGATCGCTTATGCCCCAGGCGGGGTGGAGGCCATGGCCGCCATGGCATTTTCCATGGGTTATGATGCCTCCTTCGTGGCCACCCACCACCTGTTCCGTATCCTGCTATTGATTGGGCTTGTTCCGTTTTTCCTGCGGCTGGTGGGCCGGGTTGATGCGTCATGA